Within the Mugil cephalus isolate CIBA_MC_2020 chromosome 1, CIBA_Mcephalus_1.1, whole genome shotgun sequence genome, the region TTAGAAAGCATTAtctttcaccagtgtacctaattaaCTGGCAGATGATCGTATAATCTGactgtttatatgtgtgtttctgctgactTCTTATTAGTATAACTGTACATAAAGAAGCATTGTATTTAATTCTAGTCATGGTTGAGAAGATGCAATTTTCATAACTGAATCACAATCAACTACAGCATTTTTCTGCACAAAGTTATTTGCTATTGTTGTATATTTTGGGGGGAATTGATAAGTTACGGTTTTAAAATCAGGATCTATTATTGATCTTTAAAAAAGACTAGATTCAAATCCAGTGCAATAAAGATGCAGCGGTTTCCTTTTAGCCTCCTGCACAGGTGTCTGCTATGTAAAGAGGATCTGGCCAGTAAAATGTTTCACGACAGGTTTTACAGTTTTCTACAACTGAGATTTAAAATGCTTTCtaactgtacacacacacacacaaaaaaaaaacactcacacctcctcagacacgcacacacaaccctgctgacaattaaaacacatgatCATTACCTCTGCAGGAACAGGAAGACAATCACACAATCAcactaagctgcactttatgtacattatcacattatttacatttcccCTGTTCATATTATCTTTTTTAAGAGTGTTCATACTTCTCTTTAgcgttttatttaaatgtctgagtATTATATGTGTGTCGGGAGTCTCTGCAAAATTTTGTTGTGTTCTCATAACGACAATTAAGACTCTTGATTTCAACGTGTTAAACGCTTTCGGTTTGAACATTAAACTGATGTTTTTCAGAAgaacagctgaaagaaaagaaaatgagtgaaCTGGAGTATAAAGGCATTTACTTGCAGTAcgtttacaaagaaaaaaaaaagcacttcgCCAGATGTGCACTAGACATGATCTAAGGGGttaatttttttatacagaACAAGCAAACAAAGTCAAGCACAGAAACAAATTTACACTTTGCATTTAGTGAATCTTTCAAGGACAAAACCTAGTAATCATGCCATTCCACAGTTCTAACATTTAAACATCTAAAATAAAGTCACTGTCAAACGTATCCTGCAAAGACTTGGACCTGTGAGCACCCTTGAAAACCTAAACGTTTGTTAAGTTAAGACTGAAAACATCCATTGTTATAAAAACGAACATTTTATTCCTCGTTGGCAACTGGAACGGCACACATcgctaaaataaaaccaacctAAATACTGACTCGTCACGTGACAGCAGACATTTTCTTTGAAGACTAGAAGGAGGCATGGTTAGTGTGCCTGGCACGGTTTGTGAAAGAAATCTGTGAAACCAGTAAATAATATTCAGCAACCTTTCGCTGCatctacacaaacaaaaactgttcCCATCTGGCACAATCATTTCTGTTCTATTCAACAGtgtggtttttgtttaaagTTACCCCGTAGGCATTTGAAGGGGAGTTCACTGGGACGTCACTGAGAGAAAAATGACCACTCCGACTATTACACATCCTACTTTCATACATTTGTTCCTCAGCGTTACTTCAGGATCAGCACCATCTGACAGTCTGCGTACCTGGTTATTGGCCCTCATTTATAAACCTCAACGTTTAATGCTTATGTTTAACCTCAATATTCAGCTTCTCCTCACCCTCTCTgacaaacatgatttttttttttacttattttttaaaagcaatATCCAAACTTTGTATAaatttaacaaacaacaaaaataaataatccacaAGCTTAAAATTTATAATTTAGAAGACTGGGAGGACTGGACACGATCTAGAAGATGAAGAGCAGCTTCTTTCCGCACTAACAGCATATTGAGCTCTGGGCTGGGCTTTGCAGCAAAATGGGGATAATTAATATCAAAATGATCAGACCTGTCAATCCAGTGAATTAATTACTGCTCGTTGTGCAACTATTAGACCGTGTAGAGGCAATGTTTTTGTCTCCCAGCACATAAATTTGCAATCGGTTGGATAAATGAGGGCCGCTGTCAGACAATATCCCAAAATTCAAAGTAGACGCCTCCTTGCTAATAAACGCAGTGTTAAGAGTTGTCGACTAATCAGCCGCTGAGGTTGCGAACGCCTACGCGGATTCAGCATCAGTCCCTCAGCAGTAGATAGTCTTTGATGGTCTCTGGTAAAGGAAGCTCTTTTACAGCAGTGGGGAGGAACTGCACTCCCAGACTCTGGCGTACGGCGCAGCGCGCCAGAGAGCGAAGGGTGGGAGCTTGAGCCACCATGTTGGTCAGCCTCGCCAGCAGCTGGGGATCTTTACTCAGCTCCCTGGGGAGGGTACCGTCAGCCCGCCGGATCTCGAACCGCCCCGCCGCTCGACACAGGAGCTCCAAGCACTCTTCCTCCTGTTCGGTGCCCAGGCCCCGGGCCAACAGGGCCACTAGTCGGGAGATAGGGGTCTGGCCCTTCAGGTTGGTCACGTGGACCTGTGCTCCGTAGTCTAATAGCACTTTGACACTCTCCAGGTTGCCCTTCATGGCCGCCCAGCTTAAAGGCGTGTCATTGTTGTAGTCCCAGGCGTTGGGACAGGCCCCGCTCTCCAGCAGAGCCCGCACACATTCTGGGTTATCTTTGAAGGCGGCCCAGTGAAGGGGAGTGTCCTTGTTGCCATCCAGGGCGTTCGGCTGAGCCCCGTACTCCAGCAGTAGCTCCACGCAGCTCTCGTCCTTCTCTGCCGCGTAGTGGAGAGCTGTGCGGTTGTATCCGTCCAGAGCATTCACCTGTTGGTGAAATGCAACACAAGCAGTGTGCTAAGTTAATGGGGCAATTTTTAACTGTACACATACGAGAGTGTGCAACGCTCGCATCTCCATGCACACATGGCATTCCtgaactattatttttttgcacactttgttttgttgtgtattaataaaaaaaaaatctgaaaaaaaataaataaaaacatcaatttatacttaaaactaataaactactaaaacaaacaaagtagtTAGTACGAAAACTGTTCACAGTGATTAAATAAAGGCAATTTCTGGAAAGTCGCGAAGCTTTTGCATCTTTTACTTAATTTCTGAATCCTGTGAGcccaacaaacaacattaaattcACTGAGCCTGGATATcatgagagaaaatgttttttttatatatatatataacatttccACCCAGATCCCAGATGAACTGACTTTAGTTTTATCATCACATAAGTTTCAAAACTGGTCGTGCTCACACCTGCATTGTCCCACAAAGAACCTCTAATAGGCCGTTTaggcttctgtgtcaatttgactCTGTAGTTATGGCAGAGCACACGCAG harbors:
- the asb8 gene encoding ankyrin repeat and SOCS box protein 8, whose amino-acid sequence is MFTRSHRQSAVRPLNSGPETCAVVSPQTGCNGPLLHMSSTMWYIMQSIQSKYSLSERLIRTIAAIRSFPHDNVEDLIRKGADVNRMHGTLKPLHCACMVADADCVELLLEKGAEVNALDGYNRTALHYAAEKDESCVELLLEYGAQPNALDGNKDTPLHWAAFKDNPECVRALLESGACPNAWDYNNDTPLSWAAMKGNLESVKVLLDYGAQVHVTNLKGQTPISRLVALLARGLGTEQEEECLELLCRAAGRFEIRRADGTLPRELSKDPQLLARLTNMVAQAPTLRSLARCAVRQSLGVQFLPTAVKELPLPETIKDYLLLRD